Proteins from a single region of Aureibacter tunicatorum:
- the rpsT gene encoding 30S ribosomal protein S20: protein MANHKSALKRIRSNGAKRLRNRYQSKTTRTFIKRLRHTTDKTEAQELLKKVTGMIDKLAKRNIIHKNNASNKKSKLTKYVNSL, encoded by the coding sequence CAGCTTTAAAGAGAATTCGTTCTAACGGAGCTAAAAGATTAAGAAACAGATACCAGTCGAAAACTACAAGAACTTTCATCAAGAGATTGAGACACACGACTGACAAAACTGAAGCTCAAGAGCTTTTGAAAAAAGTTACAGGTATGATTGACAAGTTAGCTAAGCGTAACATCATCCACAAGAACAACGCTTCTAACAAAAAATCTAAGCTAACGAAATACGTTAACAGCCTATAA
- the radC gene encoding RadC family protein produces the protein MQAKYLSIQEWAEADRPREKLLLKGKHNLSDAELLAILLGSGTKSLSAVDLAKSILKESDNNLNSLAKLNFNELIKFKGIGSAKAIAIISALELGKRRSSHSPISRPKIQSSKDAYQVLQKHLMDLHHEEFWILFLNRANDILSEKRISLGGMSGTVADPKIVFYEALQQKAQAIIIAHNHPSGNPTPSQADLALTKKLVAAGKMLDIQILDHIIFCDHCYKSFADEGIL, from the coding sequence ATGCAAGCTAAATACCTGAGCATACAAGAATGGGCTGAAGCAGACCGCCCAAGAGAAAAGTTGCTTTTAAAAGGCAAGCACAACCTTTCTGACGCCGAGCTTCTAGCTATACTTTTAGGCTCAGGAACCAAGTCGCTAAGCGCAGTTGATCTAGCCAAATCCATTCTAAAAGAAAGCGACAATAATTTGAACTCCCTTGCAAAATTGAACTTCAATGAGCTCATCAAGTTCAAAGGAATCGGATCCGCCAAGGCGATAGCAATTATAAGCGCTTTGGAACTCGGAAAACGTCGTTCTTCGCACTCGCCTATTTCCAGACCAAAGATACAATCTTCAAAAGACGCTTACCAAGTATTGCAAAAGCATCTCATGGACCTGCATCATGAAGAATTTTGGATCCTTTTTCTAAATAGAGCCAATGACATACTCAGCGAGAAGCGCATAAGCTTGGGGGGCATGTCAGGCACTGTGGCCGACCCGAAGATTGTGTTCTATGAAGCTTTGCAACAAAAGGCGCAAGCAATAATCATCGCTCACAATCATCCTTCGGGCAACCCTACTCCTTCGCAAGCCGACTTGGCATTGACGAAAAAACTTGTTGCCGCAGGTAAAATGCTCGACATCCAAATTCTTGATCATATCATATTTTGCGATCATTGCTACAAAAGCTTCGCTGACGAAGGGATTCTATAA